The following coding sequences are from one Nonlabens arenilitoris window:
- a CDS encoding PIG-L family deacetylase: protein MKKQIFTFIASFLFIGHATAQENRLFPTQPNTSEIYHNLEKLGFLGTALYIAAHPDDENTRLISWLANDKMARTGYLSLTRGDGGQNLIGPELREQLGMIRTQELLEARHRDGGEQFFTRANDFGYSKHPDETLEIWNQQEVLEDMVQIIRRFKPDVIINRFNHRTPGTTHGHHTTSAMLSMTAYKSAALKTAYASQLNRLDTWQPQRIFFNTSWWFYGSEEAFENADKTNLLEIDAGTYYPWNGLSNSEIAALSRSEHKSQGFGNSGSRGSQIEYLEYLDGSFPTDKSDLFSGINTTWTRVSGGSKIQTQLNKILSSYDFKNPEASLPALAALHQSISTLKDKHWKNIKLKELENIILQITGVYLAASTNKQFITDGAKTPIDIEVTNRSSQSIDVSLIANSMIKLERSDLTTTPNSSAIIKGTLSIPQYFQATSPYYLNEPASLGMYTVKAMNERGLPELESPFAVKAVVTIQNIKIYRELKIQFKSTDPVRGEIHEPLNVVPAVSVSVQNPVYIFNENPQMIQVSMTANTNLKAGTIELCGPNDWTIEPSTIKFDALSTGTVRTYNFQVVPPKNASRGMVSGLVKIGANSYSQEVISIDYDHIPDQQLVRNNKAQVVKPNLKNKATTVAYINGAGDDVATAIEAIGSKVFRFEPSEVPSDLLKYDAVVVGIRAFNVAPVEMAALQERLDTYVKNGGTLMMQYNTSRRIDPDALGPLSITLSRKRVTDEDAAVTLLEPDHAILNKPNKITSTDFENWVQERGLYFPEKWDPAFTPILGMNDSGEEMTNGSLIVARYGNGHIIYTGLSLFRELPAGVSGAYKLLANMISIGVDDQPVKNKSNEKF, encoded by the coding sequence ATGAAGAAACAAATTTTTACATTCATTGCGTCCTTTTTATTCATAGGTCACGCTACGGCTCAAGAAAACAGACTATTCCCTACTCAACCCAATACCAGTGAGATATATCACAATCTAGAAAAGCTGGGATTTCTAGGTACGGCACTATACATTGCAGCTCATCCAGATGACGAGAACACACGTTTGATATCATGGCTTGCTAATGATAAAATGGCGCGTACTGGTTACTTATCACTTACCAGAGGTGATGGTGGTCAAAATCTTATAGGACCTGAATTACGTGAACAACTAGGGATGATACGTACTCAAGAATTGCTAGAAGCGAGACATCGAGATGGCGGCGAGCAATTCTTTACAAGAGCAAATGACTTTGGTTATTCAAAACATCCTGATGAGACACTTGAGATATGGAATCAACAAGAAGTTCTTGAAGACATGGTGCAAATTATAAGAAGGTTTAAACCAGATGTCATCATCAATCGTTTTAATCATCGCACGCCTGGCACCACGCATGGACATCATACTACTAGTGCTATGTTAAGCATGACAGCTTATAAAAGTGCCGCACTTAAAACAGCATATGCGAGTCAGTTAAATCGCCTAGACACATGGCAACCTCAACGCATATTTTTTAATACTAGCTGGTGGTTTTATGGAAGTGAAGAAGCCTTTGAAAATGCAGACAAAACCAATTTGCTAGAAATAGATGCTGGTACATATTATCCATGGAATGGTTTATCTAACAGTGAAATCGCCGCCTTAAGTCGCAGTGAGCATAAATCTCAAGGATTTGGTAATAGTGGCTCCAGAGGTTCACAAATAGAATATCTAGAATATCTAGATGGGTCATTCCCTACTGATAAGTCAGATTTATTCTCTGGCATTAATACCACATGGACTCGTGTGTCTGGTGGATCAAAAATTCAAACTCAACTCAATAAAATTCTATCGAGTTATGATTTTAAAAATCCAGAAGCCAGTCTACCAGCGCTAGCTGCCTTACATCAATCCATTTCTACACTTAAGGATAAGCACTGGAAGAATATTAAATTAAAGGAACTAGAAAATATCATACTACAAATCACTGGTGTTTATCTAGCAGCAAGTACAAATAAGCAATTTATTACTGATGGTGCAAAAACACCTATTGATATCGAGGTAACTAATCGATCTAGTCAATCTATTGATGTTTCTTTAATAGCAAATAGTATGATTAAGTTAGAACGATCTGACCTTACTACAACACCTAACTCAAGCGCAATTATAAAAGGTACACTGTCCATACCTCAATATTTTCAAGCTACTTCTCCTTATTACCTTAATGAACCAGCATCCCTAGGTATGTATACTGTTAAGGCTATGAATGAAAGAGGCCTACCAGAACTTGAATCTCCATTTGCAGTAAAGGCAGTCGTAACCATACAGAATATAAAAATCTATAGAGAATTAAAAATTCAATTTAAATCAACTGATCCTGTACGAGGTGAGATACATGAGCCATTAAATGTTGTACCTGCCGTATCTGTAAGTGTTCAAAATCCTGTTTATATTTTTAATGAGAATCCTCAAATGATACAGGTAAGCATGACAGCAAATACAAATTTAAAAGCTGGAACAATAGAGCTTTGTGGCCCTAATGATTGGACAATTGAACCTTCTACAATAAAATTTGATGCTTTATCAACAGGTACGGTACGCACTTATAATTTTCAAGTTGTGCCACCTAAAAATGCTTCCCGTGGAATGGTAAGTGGTCTGGTTAAAATAGGTGCAAACTCTTACTCTCAAGAAGTTATTTCTATAGATTATGATCATATACCAGATCAACAATTAGTGCGTAATAATAAGGCTCAAGTCGTTAAACCTAACCTTAAAAACAAAGCCACTACCGTTGCATATATTAACGGCGCTGGCGATGATGTTGCAACAGCAATTGAAGCGATAGGCTCTAAAGTATTCCGTTTTGAACCTAGCGAGGTTCCTAGTGATTTATTAAAATATGATGCTGTCGTGGTAGGTATTAGAGCATTTAACGTCGCTCCAGTTGAAATGGCTGCGCTACAGGAACGTTTAGATACTTATGTAAAAAATGGTGGAACCTTAATGATGCAGTATAATACAAGTAGACGCATAGATCCAGATGCACTAGGTCCTTTATCTATTACGCTTTCGCGAAAGCGTGTCACCGATGAAGATGCGGCTGTAACTTTATTAGAACCTGACCATGCGATTTTAAATAAGCCTAATAAAATTACAAGTACTGATTTTGAAAATTGGGTACAAGAACGTGGATTATACTTTCCAGAAAAATGGGATCCAGCCTTCACACCTATTTTAGGAATGAATGATAGTGGTGAGGAAATGACTAATGGTAGTTTAATAGTTGCTAGATATGGTAATGGTCATATCATTTATACCGGTTTGAGCCTTTTTAGAGAATTGCCTGCTGGTGTTTCTGGAGCATATAAATTGTTAGCTAATATGATAAGCATAGGTGTAGATGATCAACCGGTTAAAAATAAAAGCAATGAAAAGTTCTAA
- a CDS encoding DUF1206 domain-containing protein: protein MLLGRIGRFSRGIVFAVFAYILARSAFYDMKNLPKGADAAFAFMHVEYGAVIMGLISTGVLFYGLFLILSSKYRNIPIR from the coding sequence ATGCTATTAGGTCGCATCGGTAGATTTAGTCGTGGGATTGTATTTGCGGTTTTTGCATATATATTAGCCAGGTCTGCATTTTATGATATGAAGAATTTACCCAAAGGAGCAGACGCTGCCTTTGCATTTATGCATGTGGAATATGGAGCAGTCATCATGGGCCTAATTTCAACTGGCGTACTATTCTATGGCCTTTTTTTAATTCTAAGTTCAAAGTATAGGAATATCCCTATACGATAA
- a CDS encoding DUF1206 domain-containing protein, giving the protein MKNYRRFARIGIATKGAVFLLMGLTALITAFQLTYALKSGDEVLKWISHLSFGWFLILLMSIGLAGYIFSRFFLTFNKQDYDGDTGKPAFRRAAYFINGIGYCLLLFTCLKLLFGMPDDDGNPGWKIKILQSIWGKIIVLIIALGLAVSAINEWWISFSTMMDKMTHKET; this is encoded by the coding sequence TTGAAAAATTACAGAAGATTTGCTAGAATTGGAATCGCTACTAAAGGTGCTGTATTTCTATTAATGGGATTAACGGCATTGATTACAGCTTTTCAGCTTACCTATGCGCTTAAAAGTGGTGATGAAGTTTTAAAATGGATATCTCATTTAAGTTTTGGGTGGTTTTTAATTTTATTAATGTCTATAGGTCTAGCAGGTTATATTTTCTCCAGATTTTTTCTCACTTTCAATAAACAGGACTATGATGGAGATACTGGTAAACCAGCTTTCCGTAGAGCGGCATATTTTATAAACGGTATAGGATACTGTCTACTATTATTTACATGTTTAAAATTACTTTTTGGAATGCCTGATGATGATGGCAATCCTGGATGGAAAATCAAGATTTTACAGTCTATATGGGGTAAAATTATTGTACTTATTATAGCACTAGGACTTGCTGTAAGCGCTATAAATGAATGGTGGATATCTTTTTCTACAATGATGGATAAAATGACACATAAAGAAACCTGA
- a CDS encoding sodium:solute symporter, with protein MEIIDWTILTSTLAFIVLYGVYKTRGKQTSEEYIKGGDARWWTVGLSVMATQASAITFLSTPGQAYTDGLEFVQFYFGLPIAIIIICVTFIPIYHKLKVYTAYEFLEKRFDVQTRSLASILFLIQRGLAAGITIYAPAIILSAVLDWELKYLNVIIGILVIIYTVSGGTKAVNVTQKQQMIIIMAGMITAFVLIVTQLPDNVSFDNALTMAGSADKMKILDFDFSLNDRYNVWSAIFGASFLMLSYFGTDQSQVQRYLSGKSIKQMRIGLLFNGLLKVPMQFFILMVGVMVFIFYQFNDTPLNFNPAAEKAVMESEYAADYEALQERHYSILHEKQTMQENYAKKLNNQYLAPEDKLETRLDYFRQAEEENREAARQLIAKADDGIETNDKDFVFIHFILHHLPKGLIGLLLAVILSAAMSSTASELNALSSTTAIDIYKRFNHNDNKDDDHYVRMSKWFTLMWGIIAIIFASVVSLFDNLIQLVNIIGSLFYGTILGIFLVAFYLKKVRGRSIFIAALISEAIVIAFYCVDEFVPDVKLLPFLWLNPLGALITVGLAWLIESSGSKNDTEEITHFQDV; from the coding sequence ATGGAAATAATTGATTGGACCATTCTTACATCTACACTAGCCTTTATAGTGTTGTATGGAGTTTACAAAACGCGTGGTAAGCAAACTAGCGAAGAATACATTAAAGGTGGTGATGCAAGATGGTGGACGGTAGGACTATCGGTAATGGCAACACAGGCAAGTGCCATAACATTTTTAAGTACACCAGGACAGGCATATACAGACGGATTAGAATTTGTACAATTTTATTTTGGTCTGCCTATTGCGATTATCATAATTTGTGTCACATTCATTCCTATATACCATAAGCTTAAGGTATACACTGCTTATGAATTTTTAGAAAAGCGATTTGATGTTCAAACCAGATCACTTGCCTCTATCCTATTTCTTATACAACGTGGACTAGCCGCAGGAATTACCATTTATGCACCAGCTATTATACTGAGTGCCGTACTAGATTGGGAACTAAAATATCTCAATGTAATTATAGGAATATTAGTAATTATTTACACGGTATCTGGTGGAACTAAAGCGGTGAATGTTACCCAAAAACAGCAAATGATTATTATTATGGCTGGTATGATTACCGCATTTGTTCTAATTGTTACACAATTGCCAGATAACGTAAGCTTTGACAATGCATTAACCATGGCTGGTAGCGCAGATAAGATGAAAATTCTAGATTTTGATTTTTCATTAAATGATCGTTATAATGTATGGAGTGCCATTTTTGGAGCTAGTTTTTTAATGTTAAGTTATTTTGGTACTGATCAATCGCAAGTACAACGTTACCTGTCTGGTAAATCTATTAAACAAATGCGTATTGGTTTATTATTTAATGGATTGCTTAAGGTACCGATGCAGTTTTTTATTCTTATGGTAGGTGTCATGGTTTTTATATTCTATCAATTTAATGATACACCTTTGAACTTTAATCCTGCTGCCGAAAAAGCTGTTATGGAAAGTGAATATGCAGCAGATTATGAAGCCTTACAAGAACGCCACTACTCTATCCTGCACGAAAAGCAAACCATGCAAGAGAACTATGCAAAAAAGCTGAATAATCAATACCTGGCACCTGAGGATAAATTAGAGACACGTCTAGATTATTTCCGTCAGGCAGAAGAAGAAAACAGAGAAGCTGCTAGACAATTAATAGCAAAAGCAGACGATGGAATCGAAACTAACGATAAGGATTTTGTCTTTATCCATTTTATTTTACATCATTTACCTAAAGGTTTAATAGGTCTTTTACTTGCCGTAATTTTAAGTGCTGCAATGAGTTCAACAGCGTCAGAGTTGAATGCCTTGAGCTCCACAACTGCCATAGATATCTATAAGCGTTTTAATCACAATGATAATAAGGATGATGATCATTATGTGCGCATGAGCAAATGGTTTACTCTTATGTGGGGAATCATAGCTATTATATTTGCTAGTGTTGTATCGTTATTTGATAATTTGATACAGCTGGTAAATATTATAGGTTCGCTGTTTTATGGAACTATCCTTGGTATTTTCTTAGTGGCTTTCTATTTGAAAAAAGTACGTGGTCGTTCTATATTTATTGCCGCGTTGATTTCAGAAGCTATTGTGATAGCATTCTATTGTGTAGATGAGTTTGTTCCTGATGTGAAATTATTACCATTCTTATGGTTGAATCCGTTGGGCGCATTGATTACTGTAGGACTAGCATGGTTGATAGAATCTAGTGGTTCTAAAAATGATACAGAAGAAATTACACATTTTCAAGACGTTTAA